In the Neofelis nebulosa isolate mNeoNeb1 chromosome 11, mNeoNeb1.pri, whole genome shotgun sequence genome, one interval contains:
- the AIFM3 gene encoding apoptosis-inducing factor 3 isoform X2, translated as MGGCFSKPKPVELKIEVVLPEKERGKEELSASGKGSPRAYQGNGTARHFHTEERLPAPHPYPGAQDCVEAAICHVKDLENGQMREVELGWGKVLLVKDNGEFHALGHKCPHYGAPLVKGVLSRGRVRCPWHGACFNIGTGDLEDFPGLDSLHKFQALQLQRRTKVMAKCISPSAGHSSSTNVLIVGAGAAGLVCAETLRQEGFSDRIVLCTLDRHLPYDRPKLSKSLDAQPEQLALRPKEFFRAYGIEVLTEAQVVTVDVRNKKVVFKDGFKLEYSKLLLAPGSSPKMLSCKGKEVENVFTIRTPEDANRVVRLARGRNAVVVGAGFLGMEVAAYLTEKAHSVSVVELEETPFRRFLGERVGRALMKMFENNRVKFYMQTEVSELRAQEGKLKEVVLKSSKVVRADVCVVGIGAVPATGFLRQSSINLDSRGFIPVNKMMQTNVPGVFAAGDAVTFPLAWRNNRKVNIPHWQMAHAQGRVAAQNMLAQEAEISTVPYLWTAMFGRSLRYAGPATCPGSQGKDPELACSRLGQARWGTRERPSLGGRCQPPISQDPPGQNLSLPCVCLRLPGSPPERLLLPPGDAYPSRPQLPLMADNGGRTGLSSSPFLETGSLQDPATY; from the exons TGGAGCTCAAGATCGAGGTGGTGCTGCCTGAGAAGGAGCGGGGCAAGGAGGAGCTGTCAGCCAGCGGGAAGGGCAGCCCCCGGGCCTACCAGGGCAATGGCACAGCCCGCCACTTCCACACTGAGGAGCGCCTGCCCGCCCCTCACCCGTACCCTGGTGCTCAGGACTGTGTGGAGGCCGCCATCTGCCATGTCAAGGACCTCGAGAATGGCCA GATGCGGGAAGTAGAGCTGGGCTGGGGGAAAGTGTTGCTGGTGAAGGACAACGGGGAGTTCCACGCTCTGGGCCACAAGTGTCCACACTATGGTGCACCCCTGGTGAAAG GTGTGCTGTCCCGTGGCCGGGTGCGCTGCCCCTGGCATGGTGCCTGCTTCAACATCGGCACCGGTGACCTAGAGGATTTCCCTGGCCTGGACAGTCTGCACAAATTCCAG GCCTTGCAGCTACAGCGAAGAACCAAAGTGATGGCCAAGTGTATCTCTCCAAGTGCTGGCCACAGCAGCAGCACCAACGTGCTCATTGTAGGCGCAG GTGCAGCTGGCTTGGTATGTGCAGAGACATTGCGGCAGGAGGGGTTCTCAGACAGGATCGTCTTGTGCACACTGGACCGGCACCTCCCCTATGACCGGCCTAAGCTCAgcaag TCCCTGGATGCACAGCCTGAGCAGCTGGCCCTGAGGCCCAAGGAGTTCTTCCGAGCCTATGGCATCGAGGTGCTCACCGAGGCCCAG GTGGTTACGGTGGACGTGAGAAACAAGAAGGTTGTGTTCAAGGATGGCTTCAAGCTGGAGTACAGCAAGCTGCTTCTCGCACCAGGGAGCAG CCCTAAGATGCTGAGCTGCAAAGGCAAAGAGGTGGAGAACGTGTTCACTATCCGGACACCTGAAGATGCCAATCGTGTGGTGAGGCTAGCCCGGGGCCGCAACGCAGTGGTCGTGGGAGCTGGCTTCCTGG GGATGGAGGTGGCTGCTTATCTGACTGAAAAGGCCCACTCAGTGTCCGTGGTGGAGCTGGAGGAGACACCCTTCAGGAGATTTTTGGGGGAACGTGTCGGTCGTGCCCTCATGAAA ATGTTTGAGAACAACCGGGTCAAGTTCTACATGCAGACAGAGGTGTCTGAGCTACGGGCCCAGGAGGGAAAG ctGAAGGAGGTCGTGCTGAAGAGCAGCAAGGTTGTGCGGGCTGACGTCTGTGTTGTGGGCATTG GTGCGGTGCCTGCCACGGGCTTCCTGAGGCAGAGCAGCATCAATCTGGATTCCCGAGGCTTCATCCCTGTCAacaag ATGATGCAGACCAACGTTCCGGGCGTGTTTGCAGCTGGCGATGCTGTCACTTTCCCCCTCGCCTGGAGAAACAATCGGAAAGTGAACATCCCACATTGGCAGATGGCTCATGCCCAGG GGCGCGTGGCGGCCCAGAATATGCTGGCGCAGGAGGCGGAGATCAGCACCGTGCCCTACCTGTGGACAGCCATGTTTGGCAGGAGCCTGCGCTACGCTG GACCGGCGACATGTCCTGGCTCACAGGGAAAGGATCCTGAGCTCGCATGCAGCAGACTTGGGCAGGCACGCTGGGGCACCAGGGAGAGGCCAAGCCTTGGGGGCAGGTGCCAACCTCCAATTTCCCAGGATCCCCCAGGGCAGAACCTGAGCCTTCCCTGTGTTTGCCTTCGGTTGCCTGGCTCACCTCCAGAGAGGCTTCTGCTGCCTCCAGGAGATGCTTACCCCTCAAGGCCTCAGCTGCCACTGATGGCTGACAATGGAGGCAGGACAGGCCtgtcctcttctccctttcttgagACTGGTTCCCTACAGGACCCTGCAACATATTAg
- the AIFM3 gene encoding apoptosis-inducing factor 3 isoform X3, with amino-acid sequence MGGCFSKPKPVELKIEVVLPEKERGKEELSASGKGSPRAYQGNGTARHFHTEERLPAPHPYPGAQDCVEAAICHVKDLENGQMREVELGWGKVLLVKDNGEFHALGHKCPHYGAPLVKGVLSRGRVRCPWHGACFNIGTGDLEDFPGLDSLHKFQVKIEKEKVYVRASKQALQLQRRTKVMAKCISPSAGHSSSTNVLIVGAGAAGLVCAETLRQEGFSDRIVLCTLDRHLPYDRPKLSKSLDAQPEQLALRPKEFFRAYGIEVLTEAQVVTVDVRNKKVVFKDGFKLEYSKLLLAPGSSPKMLSCKGKEVENVFTIRTPEDANRVVRLARGRNAVVVGAGFLGMEVAAYLTEKAHSVSVVELEETPFRRFLGERVGRALMKMFENNRVKFYMQTEVSELRAQEGKLKEVVLKSSKVVRADVCVVGIGAVPATGFLRQSSINLDSRGFIPVNKMMQTNVPGVFAAGDAVTFPLAWRNNRKVNIPHWQMAHAQGRVAAQNMLAQEAEISTVPYLWTAMFGRSLRYAGYGEGFDDVIIQGDLEELKFVAFYTKGDEVIAVASMNYDPIVSKVAEVLASGRAIRKREVELFVLHSKTGDMSWLTGKGS; translated from the exons TGGAGCTCAAGATCGAGGTGGTGCTGCCTGAGAAGGAGCGGGGCAAGGAGGAGCTGTCAGCCAGCGGGAAGGGCAGCCCCCGGGCCTACCAGGGCAATGGCACAGCCCGCCACTTCCACACTGAGGAGCGCCTGCCCGCCCCTCACCCGTACCCTGGTGCTCAGGACTGTGTGGAGGCCGCCATCTGCCATGTCAAGGACCTCGAGAATGGCCA GATGCGGGAAGTAGAGCTGGGCTGGGGGAAAGTGTTGCTGGTGAAGGACAACGGGGAGTTCCACGCTCTGGGCCACAAGTGTCCACACTATGGTGCACCCCTGGTGAAAG GTGTGCTGTCCCGTGGCCGGGTGCGCTGCCCCTGGCATGGTGCCTGCTTCAACATCGGCACCGGTGACCTAGAGGATTTCCCTGGCCTGGACAGTCTGCACAAATTCCAG GTGAAGATTGAGAAGGAGAAGGTGTACGTCCGAGCCAGTAAGCAG GCCTTGCAGCTACAGCGAAGAACCAAAGTGATGGCCAAGTGTATCTCTCCAAGTGCTGGCCACAGCAGCAGCACCAACGTGCTCATTGTAGGCGCAG GTGCAGCTGGCTTGGTATGTGCAGAGACATTGCGGCAGGAGGGGTTCTCAGACAGGATCGTCTTGTGCACACTGGACCGGCACCTCCCCTATGACCGGCCTAAGCTCAgcaag TCCCTGGATGCACAGCCTGAGCAGCTGGCCCTGAGGCCCAAGGAGTTCTTCCGAGCCTATGGCATCGAGGTGCTCACCGAGGCCCAG GTGGTTACGGTGGACGTGAGAAACAAGAAGGTTGTGTTCAAGGATGGCTTCAAGCTGGAGTACAGCAAGCTGCTTCTCGCACCAGGGAGCAG CCCTAAGATGCTGAGCTGCAAAGGCAAAGAGGTGGAGAACGTGTTCACTATCCGGACACCTGAAGATGCCAATCGTGTGGTGAGGCTAGCCCGGGGCCGCAACGCAGTGGTCGTGGGAGCTGGCTTCCTGG GGATGGAGGTGGCTGCTTATCTGACTGAAAAGGCCCACTCAGTGTCCGTGGTGGAGCTGGAGGAGACACCCTTCAGGAGATTTTTGGGGGAACGTGTCGGTCGTGCCCTCATGAAA ATGTTTGAGAACAACCGGGTCAAGTTCTACATGCAGACAGAGGTGTCTGAGCTACGGGCCCAGGAGGGAAAG ctGAAGGAGGTCGTGCTGAAGAGCAGCAAGGTTGTGCGGGCTGACGTCTGTGTTGTGGGCATTG GTGCGGTGCCTGCCACGGGCTTCCTGAGGCAGAGCAGCATCAATCTGGATTCCCGAGGCTTCATCCCTGTCAacaag ATGATGCAGACCAACGTTCCGGGCGTGTTTGCAGCTGGCGATGCTGTCACTTTCCCCCTCGCCTGGAGAAACAATCGGAAAGTGAACATCCCACATTGGCAGATGGCTCATGCCCAGG GGCGCGTGGCGGCCCAGAATATGCTGGCGCAGGAGGCGGAGATCAGCACCGTGCCCTACCTGTGGACAGCCATGTTTGGCAGGAGCCTGCGCTACGCTG GGTACGGAGAAGGCTTCGACGACGTCATCATCCAGGGGGATCTGGAAGAGCTCAAGTTCGTGGCTTTTTACACCAA AGGCGATGAGGTGATTGCTGTGGCCAGCATGAATTACGATCCAATCGTGTCCAAGGTGGCTGAGGTGCTAGCCTCAGGCCGTGCCATCCGGAAGCGGGAGGTGGA GCTGTTTGTGCTGCACAGCAA GACCGGCGACATGTCCTGGCTCACAGGGAAAGGATCCTGA
- the AIFM3 gene encoding apoptosis-inducing factor 3 isoform X1 — translation MGGCFSKPKPVELKIEVVLPEKERGKEELSASGKGSPRAYQGNGTARHFHTEERLPAPHPYPGAQDCVEAAICHVKDLENGQMREVELGWGKVLLVKDNGEFHALGHKCPHYGAPLVKGVLSRGRVRCPWHGACFNIGTGDLEDFPGLDSLHKFQVKIEKEKVYVRASKQALQLQRRTKVMAKCISPSAGHSSSTNVLIVGAGAAGLVCAETLRQEGFSDRIVLCTLDRHLPYDRPKLSKSLDAQPEQLALRPKEFFRAYGIEVLTEAQVVTVDVRNKKVVFKDGFKLEYSKLLLAPGSSPKMLSCKGKEVENVFTIRTPEDANRVVRLARGRNAVVVGAGFLGMEVAAYLTEKAHSVSVVELEETPFRRFLGERVGRALMKMFENNRVKFYMQTEVSELRAQEGKLKEVVLKSSKVVRADVCVVGIGAVPATGFLRQSSINLDSRGFIPVNKMMQTNVPGVFAAGDAVTFPLAWRNNRKVNIPHWQMAHAQGRVAAQNMLAQEAEISTVPYLWTAMFGRSLRYAGPATCPGSQGKDPELACSRLGQARWGTRERPSLGGRCQPPISQDPPGQNLSLPCVCLRLPGSPPERLLLPPGDAYPSRPQLPLMADNGGRTGLSSSPFLETGSLQDPATY, via the exons TGGAGCTCAAGATCGAGGTGGTGCTGCCTGAGAAGGAGCGGGGCAAGGAGGAGCTGTCAGCCAGCGGGAAGGGCAGCCCCCGGGCCTACCAGGGCAATGGCACAGCCCGCCACTTCCACACTGAGGAGCGCCTGCCCGCCCCTCACCCGTACCCTGGTGCTCAGGACTGTGTGGAGGCCGCCATCTGCCATGTCAAGGACCTCGAGAATGGCCA GATGCGGGAAGTAGAGCTGGGCTGGGGGAAAGTGTTGCTGGTGAAGGACAACGGGGAGTTCCACGCTCTGGGCCACAAGTGTCCACACTATGGTGCACCCCTGGTGAAAG GTGTGCTGTCCCGTGGCCGGGTGCGCTGCCCCTGGCATGGTGCCTGCTTCAACATCGGCACCGGTGACCTAGAGGATTTCCCTGGCCTGGACAGTCTGCACAAATTCCAG GTGAAGATTGAGAAGGAGAAGGTGTACGTCCGAGCCAGTAAGCAG GCCTTGCAGCTACAGCGAAGAACCAAAGTGATGGCCAAGTGTATCTCTCCAAGTGCTGGCCACAGCAGCAGCACCAACGTGCTCATTGTAGGCGCAG GTGCAGCTGGCTTGGTATGTGCAGAGACATTGCGGCAGGAGGGGTTCTCAGACAGGATCGTCTTGTGCACACTGGACCGGCACCTCCCCTATGACCGGCCTAAGCTCAgcaag TCCCTGGATGCACAGCCTGAGCAGCTGGCCCTGAGGCCCAAGGAGTTCTTCCGAGCCTATGGCATCGAGGTGCTCACCGAGGCCCAG GTGGTTACGGTGGACGTGAGAAACAAGAAGGTTGTGTTCAAGGATGGCTTCAAGCTGGAGTACAGCAAGCTGCTTCTCGCACCAGGGAGCAG CCCTAAGATGCTGAGCTGCAAAGGCAAAGAGGTGGAGAACGTGTTCACTATCCGGACACCTGAAGATGCCAATCGTGTGGTGAGGCTAGCCCGGGGCCGCAACGCAGTGGTCGTGGGAGCTGGCTTCCTGG GGATGGAGGTGGCTGCTTATCTGACTGAAAAGGCCCACTCAGTGTCCGTGGTGGAGCTGGAGGAGACACCCTTCAGGAGATTTTTGGGGGAACGTGTCGGTCGTGCCCTCATGAAA ATGTTTGAGAACAACCGGGTCAAGTTCTACATGCAGACAGAGGTGTCTGAGCTACGGGCCCAGGAGGGAAAG ctGAAGGAGGTCGTGCTGAAGAGCAGCAAGGTTGTGCGGGCTGACGTCTGTGTTGTGGGCATTG GTGCGGTGCCTGCCACGGGCTTCCTGAGGCAGAGCAGCATCAATCTGGATTCCCGAGGCTTCATCCCTGTCAacaag ATGATGCAGACCAACGTTCCGGGCGTGTTTGCAGCTGGCGATGCTGTCACTTTCCCCCTCGCCTGGAGAAACAATCGGAAAGTGAACATCCCACATTGGCAGATGGCTCATGCCCAGG GGCGCGTGGCGGCCCAGAATATGCTGGCGCAGGAGGCGGAGATCAGCACCGTGCCCTACCTGTGGACAGCCATGTTTGGCAGGAGCCTGCGCTACGCTG GACCGGCGACATGTCCTGGCTCACAGGGAAAGGATCCTGAGCTCGCATGCAGCAGACTTGGGCAGGCACGCTGGGGCACCAGGGAGAGGCCAAGCCTTGGGGGCAGGTGCCAACCTCCAATTTCCCAGGATCCCCCAGGGCAGAACCTGAGCCTTCCCTGTGTTTGCCTTCGGTTGCCTGGCTCACCTCCAGAGAGGCTTCTGCTGCCTCCAGGAGATGCTTACCCCTCAAGGCCTCAGCTGCCACTGATGGCTGACAATGGAGGCAGGACAGGCCtgtcctcttctccctttcttgagACTGGTTCCCTACAGGACCCTGCAACATATTAg
- the AIFM3 gene encoding apoptosis-inducing factor 3 isoform X6 — MGGCFSKPKPVELKIEVVLPEKERGKEELSASGKGSPRAYQGNGTARHFHTEERLPAPHPYPGAQDCVEAAICHVKDLENGQMREVELGWGKVLLVKDNGEFHALGHKCPHYGAPLVKGVLSRGRVRCPWHGACFNIGTGDLEDFPGLDSLHKFQVKIEKEKVYVRASKQALQLQRRTKVMAKCISPSAGHSSSTNVLIVGAGAAGLVCAETLRQEGFSDRIVLCTLDRHLPYDRPKLSKSLDAQPEQLALRPKEFFRAYGIEVLTEAQVVTVDVRNKKVVFKDGFKLEYSKLLLAPGSSPKMLSCKGKEVENVFTIRTPEDANRVVRLARGRNAVVVGAGFLGMEVAAYLTEKAHSVSVVELEETPFRRFLGERVGRALMKMFENNRVKFYMQTEVSELRAQEGKLKEVVLKSSKVVRADVCVVGIGAVPATGFLRQSSINLDSRGFIPVNKMMQTNVPGVFAAGDAVTFPLAWRNNRKVNIPHWQMAHAQGRVAAQNMLAQEAEISTVPYLWTAMFGRSLRYAGYGEGFDDVIIQGDLEELKFVAFYTKTGDMSWLTGKGS; from the exons TGGAGCTCAAGATCGAGGTGGTGCTGCCTGAGAAGGAGCGGGGCAAGGAGGAGCTGTCAGCCAGCGGGAAGGGCAGCCCCCGGGCCTACCAGGGCAATGGCACAGCCCGCCACTTCCACACTGAGGAGCGCCTGCCCGCCCCTCACCCGTACCCTGGTGCTCAGGACTGTGTGGAGGCCGCCATCTGCCATGTCAAGGACCTCGAGAATGGCCA GATGCGGGAAGTAGAGCTGGGCTGGGGGAAAGTGTTGCTGGTGAAGGACAACGGGGAGTTCCACGCTCTGGGCCACAAGTGTCCACACTATGGTGCACCCCTGGTGAAAG GTGTGCTGTCCCGTGGCCGGGTGCGCTGCCCCTGGCATGGTGCCTGCTTCAACATCGGCACCGGTGACCTAGAGGATTTCCCTGGCCTGGACAGTCTGCACAAATTCCAG GTGAAGATTGAGAAGGAGAAGGTGTACGTCCGAGCCAGTAAGCAG GCCTTGCAGCTACAGCGAAGAACCAAAGTGATGGCCAAGTGTATCTCTCCAAGTGCTGGCCACAGCAGCAGCACCAACGTGCTCATTGTAGGCGCAG GTGCAGCTGGCTTGGTATGTGCAGAGACATTGCGGCAGGAGGGGTTCTCAGACAGGATCGTCTTGTGCACACTGGACCGGCACCTCCCCTATGACCGGCCTAAGCTCAgcaag TCCCTGGATGCACAGCCTGAGCAGCTGGCCCTGAGGCCCAAGGAGTTCTTCCGAGCCTATGGCATCGAGGTGCTCACCGAGGCCCAG GTGGTTACGGTGGACGTGAGAAACAAGAAGGTTGTGTTCAAGGATGGCTTCAAGCTGGAGTACAGCAAGCTGCTTCTCGCACCAGGGAGCAG CCCTAAGATGCTGAGCTGCAAAGGCAAAGAGGTGGAGAACGTGTTCACTATCCGGACACCTGAAGATGCCAATCGTGTGGTGAGGCTAGCCCGGGGCCGCAACGCAGTGGTCGTGGGAGCTGGCTTCCTGG GGATGGAGGTGGCTGCTTATCTGACTGAAAAGGCCCACTCAGTGTCCGTGGTGGAGCTGGAGGAGACACCCTTCAGGAGATTTTTGGGGGAACGTGTCGGTCGTGCCCTCATGAAA ATGTTTGAGAACAACCGGGTCAAGTTCTACATGCAGACAGAGGTGTCTGAGCTACGGGCCCAGGAGGGAAAG ctGAAGGAGGTCGTGCTGAAGAGCAGCAAGGTTGTGCGGGCTGACGTCTGTGTTGTGGGCATTG GTGCGGTGCCTGCCACGGGCTTCCTGAGGCAGAGCAGCATCAATCTGGATTCCCGAGGCTTCATCCCTGTCAacaag ATGATGCAGACCAACGTTCCGGGCGTGTTTGCAGCTGGCGATGCTGTCACTTTCCCCCTCGCCTGGAGAAACAATCGGAAAGTGAACATCCCACATTGGCAGATGGCTCATGCCCAGG GGCGCGTGGCGGCCCAGAATATGCTGGCGCAGGAGGCGGAGATCAGCACCGTGCCCTACCTGTGGACAGCCATGTTTGGCAGGAGCCTGCGCTACGCTG GGTACGGAGAAGGCTTCGACGACGTCATCATCCAGGGGGATCTGGAAGAGCTCAAGTTCGTGGCTTTTTACACCAA GACCGGCGACATGTCCTGGCTCACAGGGAAAGGATCCTGA
- the AIFM3 gene encoding apoptosis-inducing factor 3 isoform X5, translating into MGGCFSKPKPVELKIEVVLPEKERGKEELSASGKGSPRAYQGNGTARHFHTEERLPAPHPYPGAQDCVEAAICHVKDLENGQMREVELGWGKVLLVKDNGEFHALGHKCPHYGAPLVKGVLSRGRVRCPWHGACFNIGTGDLEDFPGLDSLHKFQVKIEKEKVYVRASKQALQLQRRTKVMAKCISPSAGHSSSTNVLIVGAGAAGLVCAETLRQEGFSDRIVLCTLDRHLPYDRPKLSKSLDAQPEQLALRPKEFFRAYGIEVLTEAQVVTVDVRNKKVVFKDGFKLEYSKLLLAPGSSPKMLSCKGKEVENVFTIRTPEDANRVMFENNRVKFYMQTEVSELRAQEGKLKEVVLKSSKVVRADVCVVGIGAVPATGFLRQSSINLDSRGFIPVNKMMQTNVPGVFAAGDAVTFPLAWRNNRKVNIPHWQMAHAQGRVAAQNMLAQEAEISTVPYLWTAMFGRSLRYAGPATCPGSQGKDPELACSRLGQARWGTRERPSLGGRCQPPISQDPPGQNLSLPCVCLRLPGSPPERLLLPPGDAYPSRPQLPLMADNGGRTGLSSSPFLETGSLQDPATY; encoded by the exons TGGAGCTCAAGATCGAGGTGGTGCTGCCTGAGAAGGAGCGGGGCAAGGAGGAGCTGTCAGCCAGCGGGAAGGGCAGCCCCCGGGCCTACCAGGGCAATGGCACAGCCCGCCACTTCCACACTGAGGAGCGCCTGCCCGCCCCTCACCCGTACCCTGGTGCTCAGGACTGTGTGGAGGCCGCCATCTGCCATGTCAAGGACCTCGAGAATGGCCA GATGCGGGAAGTAGAGCTGGGCTGGGGGAAAGTGTTGCTGGTGAAGGACAACGGGGAGTTCCACGCTCTGGGCCACAAGTGTCCACACTATGGTGCACCCCTGGTGAAAG GTGTGCTGTCCCGTGGCCGGGTGCGCTGCCCCTGGCATGGTGCCTGCTTCAACATCGGCACCGGTGACCTAGAGGATTTCCCTGGCCTGGACAGTCTGCACAAATTCCAG GTGAAGATTGAGAAGGAGAAGGTGTACGTCCGAGCCAGTAAGCAG GCCTTGCAGCTACAGCGAAGAACCAAAGTGATGGCCAAGTGTATCTCTCCAAGTGCTGGCCACAGCAGCAGCACCAACGTGCTCATTGTAGGCGCAG GTGCAGCTGGCTTGGTATGTGCAGAGACATTGCGGCAGGAGGGGTTCTCAGACAGGATCGTCTTGTGCACACTGGACCGGCACCTCCCCTATGACCGGCCTAAGCTCAgcaag TCCCTGGATGCACAGCCTGAGCAGCTGGCCCTGAGGCCCAAGGAGTTCTTCCGAGCCTATGGCATCGAGGTGCTCACCGAGGCCCAG GTGGTTACGGTGGACGTGAGAAACAAGAAGGTTGTGTTCAAGGATGGCTTCAAGCTGGAGTACAGCAAGCTGCTTCTCGCACCAGGGAGCAG CCCTAAGATGCTGAGCTGCAAAGGCAAAGAGGTGGAGAACGTGTTCACTATCCGGACACCTGAAGATGCCAATCGTGTG ATGTTTGAGAACAACCGGGTCAAGTTCTACATGCAGACAGAGGTGTCTGAGCTACGGGCCCAGGAGGGAAAG ctGAAGGAGGTCGTGCTGAAGAGCAGCAAGGTTGTGCGGGCTGACGTCTGTGTTGTGGGCATTG GTGCGGTGCCTGCCACGGGCTTCCTGAGGCAGAGCAGCATCAATCTGGATTCCCGAGGCTTCATCCCTGTCAacaag ATGATGCAGACCAACGTTCCGGGCGTGTTTGCAGCTGGCGATGCTGTCACTTTCCCCCTCGCCTGGAGAAACAATCGGAAAGTGAACATCCCACATTGGCAGATGGCTCATGCCCAGG GGCGCGTGGCGGCCCAGAATATGCTGGCGCAGGAGGCGGAGATCAGCACCGTGCCCTACCTGTGGACAGCCATGTTTGGCAGGAGCCTGCGCTACGCTG GACCGGCGACATGTCCTGGCTCACAGGGAAAGGATCCTGAGCTCGCATGCAGCAGACTTGGGCAGGCACGCTGGGGCACCAGGGAGAGGCCAAGCCTTGGGGGCAGGTGCCAACCTCCAATTTCCCAGGATCCCCCAGGGCAGAACCTGAGCCTTCCCTGTGTTTGCCTTCGGTTGCCTGGCTCACCTCCAGAGAGGCTTCTGCTGCCTCCAGGAGATGCTTACCCCTCAAGGCCTCAGCTGCCACTGATGGCTGACAATGGAGGCAGGACAGGCCtgtcctcttctccctttcttgagACTGGTTCCCTACAGGACCCTGCAACATATTAg
- the AIFM3 gene encoding apoptosis-inducing factor 3 isoform X4: MGGCFSKPKPVELKIEVVLPEKERGKEELSASGKGSPRAYQGNGTARHFHTEERLPAPHPYPGAQDCVEAAICHVKDLENGQMREVELGWGKVLLVKDNGEFHALGHKCPHYGAPLVKGVLSRGRVRCPWHGACFNIGTGDLEDFPGLDSLHKFQVKIEKEKVYVRASKQALQLQRRTKVMAKCISPSAGHSSSTNVLIVGAGAAGLVCAETLRQEGFSDRIVLCTLDRHLPYDRPKLSKSLDAQPEQLALRPKEFFRAYGIEVLTEAQVVTVDVRNKKVVFKDGFKLEYSKLLLAPGSSPKMLSCKGKEVENVFTIRTPEDANRVVRLARGRNAVVVGAGFLGMEVAAYLTEKAHSVSVVELEETPFRRFLGERVGRALMKMFENNRVKFYMQTEVSELRAQEGKLKEVVLKSSKVVRADVCVVGIGAVPATGFLRQSSINLDSRGFIPVNKMMQTNVPGVFAAGDAVTFPLAWRNNRKVNIPHWQMAHAQGRVAAQNMLAQEAEISTVPYLWTAMFGRSLRYAGYGEGFDDVIIQGDLEELKFVAFYTKGDEVIAVASMNYDPIVSKVAEVLASGRAIRKREVETGDMSWLTGKGS, translated from the exons TGGAGCTCAAGATCGAGGTGGTGCTGCCTGAGAAGGAGCGGGGCAAGGAGGAGCTGTCAGCCAGCGGGAAGGGCAGCCCCCGGGCCTACCAGGGCAATGGCACAGCCCGCCACTTCCACACTGAGGAGCGCCTGCCCGCCCCTCACCCGTACCCTGGTGCTCAGGACTGTGTGGAGGCCGCCATCTGCCATGTCAAGGACCTCGAGAATGGCCA GATGCGGGAAGTAGAGCTGGGCTGGGGGAAAGTGTTGCTGGTGAAGGACAACGGGGAGTTCCACGCTCTGGGCCACAAGTGTCCACACTATGGTGCACCCCTGGTGAAAG GTGTGCTGTCCCGTGGCCGGGTGCGCTGCCCCTGGCATGGTGCCTGCTTCAACATCGGCACCGGTGACCTAGAGGATTTCCCTGGCCTGGACAGTCTGCACAAATTCCAG GTGAAGATTGAGAAGGAGAAGGTGTACGTCCGAGCCAGTAAGCAG GCCTTGCAGCTACAGCGAAGAACCAAAGTGATGGCCAAGTGTATCTCTCCAAGTGCTGGCCACAGCAGCAGCACCAACGTGCTCATTGTAGGCGCAG GTGCAGCTGGCTTGGTATGTGCAGAGACATTGCGGCAGGAGGGGTTCTCAGACAGGATCGTCTTGTGCACACTGGACCGGCACCTCCCCTATGACCGGCCTAAGCTCAgcaag TCCCTGGATGCACAGCCTGAGCAGCTGGCCCTGAGGCCCAAGGAGTTCTTCCGAGCCTATGGCATCGAGGTGCTCACCGAGGCCCAG GTGGTTACGGTGGACGTGAGAAACAAGAAGGTTGTGTTCAAGGATGGCTTCAAGCTGGAGTACAGCAAGCTGCTTCTCGCACCAGGGAGCAG CCCTAAGATGCTGAGCTGCAAAGGCAAAGAGGTGGAGAACGTGTTCACTATCCGGACACCTGAAGATGCCAATCGTGTGGTGAGGCTAGCCCGGGGCCGCAACGCAGTGGTCGTGGGAGCTGGCTTCCTGG GGATGGAGGTGGCTGCTTATCTGACTGAAAAGGCCCACTCAGTGTCCGTGGTGGAGCTGGAGGAGACACCCTTCAGGAGATTTTTGGGGGAACGTGTCGGTCGTGCCCTCATGAAA ATGTTTGAGAACAACCGGGTCAAGTTCTACATGCAGACAGAGGTGTCTGAGCTACGGGCCCAGGAGGGAAAG ctGAAGGAGGTCGTGCTGAAGAGCAGCAAGGTTGTGCGGGCTGACGTCTGTGTTGTGGGCATTG GTGCGGTGCCTGCCACGGGCTTCCTGAGGCAGAGCAGCATCAATCTGGATTCCCGAGGCTTCATCCCTGTCAacaag ATGATGCAGACCAACGTTCCGGGCGTGTTTGCAGCTGGCGATGCTGTCACTTTCCCCCTCGCCTGGAGAAACAATCGGAAAGTGAACATCCCACATTGGCAGATGGCTCATGCCCAGG GGCGCGTGGCGGCCCAGAATATGCTGGCGCAGGAGGCGGAGATCAGCACCGTGCCCTACCTGTGGACAGCCATGTTTGGCAGGAGCCTGCGCTACGCTG GGTACGGAGAAGGCTTCGACGACGTCATCATCCAGGGGGATCTGGAAGAGCTCAAGTTCGTGGCTTTTTACACCAA AGGCGATGAGGTGATTGCTGTGGCCAGCATGAATTACGATCCAATCGTGTCCAAGGTGGCTGAGGTGCTAGCCTCAGGCCGTGCCATCCGGAAGCGGGAGGTGGA GACCGGCGACATGTCCTGGCTCACAGGGAAAGGATCCTGA